The Geothrix sp. genome has a window encoding:
- the rsmH gene encoding 16S rRNA (cytosine(1402)-N(4))-methyltransferase RsmH, producing the protein MSPDDLPRPRRPRYKGTHPRRFEEKYKELAPDQHAGELEKVKARGHTPAGTHRSIMVAEILAALEPRPGEVALDATLGYGGHAREILPLLLPGGHLFGVDVDPLELPRTEARLRELGFGEEAFTTRRMNFAGLPRLKAEAGGFDLVLADLGVSSMQIDNPARGFTWKVEGPLDLRLNPQRGKSAADLLATLDEQTLADLLVENADEPHAETIARAIHGQNIRTTRDLAERVREALRPERLEEADTKKALQRTFQALRIAVNDEFTVLDQFLSLLPGCMNPGGRVAILTFHSGEDRRVKKAFLQGFREGIYAEIAPEPLRASPEERRANPRSTSAKLRWARLPGM; encoded by the coding sequence ATGAGCCCTGACGACCTTCCGCGCCCGCGCCGGCCCCGCTACAAGGGCACCCACCCGCGGCGCTTCGAGGAGAAATACAAGGAACTGGCGCCGGATCAGCATGCGGGCGAGCTGGAGAAGGTGAAGGCCCGGGGCCACACGCCGGCCGGGACGCATCGCTCGATCATGGTCGCGGAGATCCTGGCGGCGCTGGAGCCGAGGCCCGGCGAGGTGGCCCTGGATGCCACCCTGGGCTATGGGGGGCATGCGCGGGAGATCCTGCCGCTGCTGCTGCCGGGGGGCCACCTCTTCGGCGTGGATGTGGATCCCCTGGAACTGCCGCGCACCGAAGCCCGACTGCGGGAGTTGGGCTTCGGGGAGGAAGCGTTCACGACGCGTCGCATGAACTTCGCCGGGCTGCCGCGCCTGAAGGCCGAAGCCGGTGGTTTCGATCTGGTACTGGCGGACCTCGGCGTGTCCTCCATGCAGATCGACAACCCCGCCCGGGGGTTCACCTGGAAGGTGGAAGGCCCGCTGGACCTGCGGCTCAACCCCCAGCGCGGCAAGTCCGCCGCCGACCTGCTGGCCACCCTGGACGAGCAGACCCTGGCCGACCTGCTGGTGGAGAACGCAGATGAACCCCATGCAGAAACCATCGCCCGGGCCATCCATGGCCAGAACATCCGCACCACCCGCGACCTGGCGGAACGGGTGCGCGAGGCCCTGCGCCCGGAGCGCCTGGAAGAAGCGGACACCAAGAAGGCCCTCCAGCGGACCTTCCAGGCCCTGCGCATCGCCGTGAACGACGAGTTCACGGTGCTGGACCAGTTCCTGTCCCTGCTGCCCGGCTGCATGAACCCCGGGGGCCGGGTGGCCATCCTCACCTTCCACTCCGGCGAGGACCGGCGGGTGAAGAAGGCCTTCCTGCAGGGGTTCCGGGAGGGGATCTACGCTGAGATCGCCCCGGAGCCCCTCCGGGCTTCCCCGGAGGAACGGCGCGCCAATCCCCGGTCCACCAGCGCCAAGCTGCGCTGGGCGAGGCTTCCAGGAATGTAG